The Mucilaginibacter rubeus genomic interval ATACCCCTACCCAAAATAAAATGGGCTATTGTTTGGAACTGACCGCATCAGAAGAGCCAAGATACTTTTTAAACGAGAAAGGGCTGATCATGGATGTGTTTACCGAGCTGCCCAAACCGTCCAATTATCTATCGAACATTAAAACCTGCAACTCGCTTATTTACGTAATGGCCAGCCTATACAAAACCCAGAACAAGCTGGATGATGTATTTTTACTAAACCAAAGCGGCAACCTCTGCGAAGCCAGCAGCTCTAATATTTTCATCAATTATCAAAATCACCTGTATACCCCGGCATTAAGCGAAGGCTGTGTTGAAGGCGTTATGCGCCAGGTAGTGATTAAGCTGGCGAATGAAAACAACATCGAAATAACCGAAGCCCAGATAAATCCAGATATTTTATATGAGGCTGATGAAGTGTTTTTAACCAACGCTACCCGCGGCATACAAACCGTTATGGGTTTTGGCGTAAGGCGTTACTTTAACCAGTACAGCAAAGTGCTGATGGATGAGTTAAATAAGTTGTAGGGATTTTCAGCGTTCTTATTCAATAAAACCCGTTGTCATTTCGACGAACCGGTGGGGAATAATGTGCATAGGGTGAGGAGAAATCTTATGCGCCTTATTGTAAATCGTGCATAATAATCTTTCCTTGCGTATAAGATTTCTCTTTCGCGCCAGCGCTCAGATTCTCCCCATGCTCTGTCGAAATGACAACTTTTATAGAGTGTATGCTTAGAAGGAACTTACTTCCTGTACTTTTATCGCCTCCAATATCCCATCCCAAAGCGCAATACGCGCCTGTAGCGCTTCTTTAACAGCTTCGGTAGCTTCGCTCCACTTGCTTTCATCGTCGCCGCAAAGTTCGGCTGT includes:
- a CDS encoding aminotransferase class IV, giving the protein MMPVFINFNGEYLPQNTPLLSIGNRGFKYGDGLFESMRLMKGKLKFAELHADRLQRGMKALKIDGYSQMDTWFLNDIVNELARRNKVKHGRLRLTVYRDAEGLYTPTQNKMGYCLELTASEEPRYFLNEKGLIMDVFTELPKPSNYLSNIKTCNSLIYVMASLYKTQNKLDDVFLLNQSGNLCEASSSNIFINYQNHLYTPALSEGCVEGVMRQVVIKLANENNIEITEAQINPDILYEADEVFLTNATRGIQTVMGFGVRRYFNQYSKVLMDELNKL